One Anolis carolinensis isolate JA03-04 chromosome 4, rAnoCar3.1.pri, whole genome shotgun sequence DNA window includes the following coding sequences:
- the stmn2 gene encoding stathmin-2, producing the protein MAKTAMAYKEKMKELSMLSLICSCFYPEPRNLNICTYDDMEVKQINKRASGQAFELILKPPSPVSEAPRTLASPKKKDLSLDEIQKKLEAAEERRKSQEAQVLKQLAEKREHEREVLQKALEENNNFSKMAEEKLVMKMEQIKENREANLAALVERLQEKERHAAEVRRNKELQVELSG; encoded by the exons CCTACAAGGAGAAGATGAAGGAACTCTCTATGCTGTCTTTGATCTGTTCCTGTTTTTACCCGGAACCGCGCAACCTGAACATATGCACATATGATG ATATGGAAGTTAAACAGATCAACAAACGTGCCTCTGGCCAAGCTTTTGAACTGATCTTAAAGCCACCTTCTCCAGTCTCTGAAGCACCACGAACCTTAGCCTCTCCAAAGAAGAAAGATCTGTCCCTCGATGAGATCCAGAAAAAGCTGGAAGCTGCAGAGGAGAGGAGAAAG TCCCAGGAGGCCCAGGTGCTGAAACAACTGGCAGAAAAGAGAGAACATGAACGAGAAGTTCTTCAGAAGGCTCTGGAGGAGAACAACAACTTCAGCAAAATGGCAGAGGAAAAACTGGTAATGAAAATGGAACAGATCAAAGAAAACCGTGAAGCTAACCTTGCTGCCCTTGTTGAACGTCTTCAGGAGAAG GAGAGGCACGCTGCAGAGGTCCGTCGAAACAAGGAGCTCCAGGTGGAACTGTCTGGCTGA